The following are encoded in a window of Miltoncostaea marina genomic DNA:
- a CDS encoding GlsB/YeaQ/YmgE family stress response membrane protein, producing the protein MTVLVLLLVVIALALAGAAIIGLLAHLIWWAIVGLVIGALARLVVSGTSGLGFLRTVLFGIAGALLGGLLAGALDVGAFLEFLLAVAAAAALIALFGTDRGRRALDLRR; encoded by the coding sequence GTGACCGTCCTCGTCCTGCTGCTCGTCGTCATCGCGCTCGCCCTGGCGGGGGCAGCGATCATCGGCCTGCTGGCACACCTGATCTGGTGGGCGATCGTCGGCCTGGTGATCGGCGCGCTCGCGCGGCTGGTGGTGTCGGGCACGTCGGGGCTCGGGTTCCTCAGGACGGTGCTGTTCGGCATCGCGGGCGCGCTGCTCGGCGGCCTGCTGGCCGGCGCCCTCGACGTCGGTGCGTTCCTCGAGTTCCTGCTGGCCGTGGCGGCCGCGGCGGCGCTCATCGCCCTCTTCGGCACCGACCGGGGCCGGCGGGCGCTCGACCTGCGGCGCTGA
- a CDS encoding DUF5996 family protein translates to MPEWPSLPPYEVWRATCDTLHAHTQLLGKLAVALAPPEPQLQHAALRLTARGWETLPLPAPDGSGAVVVALDLHRHEAVAEHSGGGERRVGLPGRSVGEVTRTVLAGLRELAGDVRINPTPQEVPWTVPLDEDDEHASYDPDEVAAYFAVATRAALALAAFRAPYRGRSTPVNAWWGSFDLAVNLFSGDPAAPPSDDFIMRNAMDAQEVAVGWWPGDARYGRPALYGYAHPAPPDFPGATLAPPAARWDDDLGEYLLDWDDVLAAPDPAAAVLAFARTLFRHACETCGWDPAFPASTEGTPPPVR, encoded by the coding sequence ATGCCGGAGTGGCCGTCACTGCCGCCCTACGAGGTCTGGCGCGCGACCTGCGACACCCTGCACGCCCACACGCAGCTGCTCGGCAAGCTGGCCGTGGCGCTCGCCCCGCCCGAGCCGCAGCTCCAACACGCGGCGCTGCGCCTCACCGCGCGGGGCTGGGAGACCCTGCCGCTGCCCGCCCCCGACGGCTCGGGGGCGGTCGTGGTCGCCCTCGATCTGCACCGCCACGAGGCGGTCGCCGAGCACAGCGGCGGCGGCGAGCGACGGGTGGGCCTGCCGGGGCGCTCCGTGGGCGAGGTCACGCGGACGGTGCTCGCCGGCCTGCGCGAGCTGGCGGGCGACGTGCGGATCAACCCGACGCCGCAGGAGGTCCCCTGGACCGTGCCGCTCGACGAGGACGACGAGCACGCCTCCTACGACCCGGACGAGGTCGCCGCCTACTTCGCCGTGGCTACGCGGGCGGCGCTCGCGCTGGCCGCGTTCCGCGCGCCGTACCGCGGCCGCTCCACGCCGGTCAACGCGTGGTGGGGCTCCTTCGACCTGGCGGTCAACCTCTTCTCCGGCGACCCCGCGGCGCCGCCCTCCGACGACTTCATCATGCGCAACGCGATGGACGCCCAGGAGGTGGCCGTCGGGTGGTGGCCGGGCGACGCCCGGTACGGCAGGCCGGCCCTCTACGGCTACGCCCACCCCGCGCCGCCCGACTTCCCCGGCGCGACGCTCGCGCCGCCGGCCGCCCGGTGGGACGACGACCTGGGCGAGTACCTGCTCGACTGGGACGACGTGCTGGCTGCGCCCGACCCCGCCGCCGCGGTCCTCGCCTTCGCCCGCACCCTCTTCCGCCACGCCTGTGAGACGTGCGGCTGGGACCCCGCCTTCCCCGCGAGCACCGAGGGGACCCCGCCGCCGGTGCGCTGA
- a CDS encoding LLM class flavin-dependent oxidoreductase — MDLGIFLPTMAPRGAAVGDVVAAARHAERLGFESVWAVDQLVAGTGVPIMDSTVALAAAAAATTTVGIGYGVLVLPLRPAAWAAKQAASLQLVSGGRLLLGVGVGGERHARSWDAAGVPRRERGRRTDAALGALPAWIAGDEALVGGRPVRLAPGVPRPPVLVGGAGEAALARAVAHGDGWFGLPLPPARLAATVGRLRELADTAGRTPPSVTGSAMVAMEGDPAVPGDAALARILTDPDGLFGMPAEALPGMVLRTPRALAERLATWAGLGARRVVLTVAGGDWARQAELVAVAAAAAGAPEARAGAERG; from the coding sequence ATGGATCTGGGCATCTTCCTGCCGACGATGGCGCCGCGGGGCGCCGCGGTCGGGGACGTCGTGGCGGCCGCCCGCCACGCCGAACGCCTGGGCTTCGAGTCGGTCTGGGCGGTCGACCAGCTCGTGGCCGGGACCGGCGTGCCGATCATGGACAGCACCGTCGCCCTCGCCGCGGCGGCCGCGGCGACCACCACCGTCGGCATCGGGTACGGGGTGCTCGTGCTCCCGCTGCGCCCGGCCGCCTGGGCGGCCAAGCAGGCGGCGTCGCTGCAGCTGGTGTCGGGCGGGCGGCTGCTGCTGGGCGTCGGCGTGGGCGGCGAGCGCCACGCCCGGTCGTGGGACGCCGCCGGGGTGCCGCGGCGCGAGCGGGGGCGCCGCACGGACGCCGCGCTCGGCGCGCTGCCGGCATGGATCGCGGGCGACGAGGCGCTCGTCGGCGGCCGGCCCGTCCGGCTGGCGCCAGGCGTGCCGCGGCCGCCGGTGCTCGTGGGCGGCGCGGGCGAGGCGGCGCTCGCGCGGGCGGTCGCGCACGGCGACGGCTGGTTCGGCCTGCCGCTGCCGCCGGCGCGGCTGGCCGCCACCGTGGGGCGCCTGCGCGAGCTGGCGGACACGGCCGGGCGGACGCCGCCGTCGGTCACCGGCAGCGCCATGGTGGCGATGGAGGGCGACCCGGCCGTGCCCGGCGACGCCGCCCTGGCGCGCATCCTGACCGACCCGGACGGCCTGTTCGGCATGCCCGCCGAGGCGCTGCCGGGGATGGTCCTGCGCACCCCGCGGGCGCTGGCCGAGCGGCTGGCCACCTGGGCCGGTCTCGGCGCCCGGCGGGTCGTGCTGACGGTGGCCGGCGGCGACTGGGCCCGCCAGGCCGAGCTCGTGGCCGTGGCCGCGGCCGCGGCCGGCGCGCCGGAGGCGCGCGCGGGCGCCGAGCGGGGATAG
- a CDS encoding winged helix-turn-helix transcriptional regulator → MEDGTSRSPGHSGGTGPAPVAATRACELRELLDRLGDKWSLLVVELLGDGTKRFTELLRHIEGISQRMLTLTLRRLERDGLVLRTVHAVVPPQVDYELTPLGASLLDAVTPLVAWTRAHRGAIGEARAAYDARPRTPDSSGTLTSSSAPATSQRAE, encoded by the coding sequence ATGGAAGACGGCACATCGCGGTCACCGGGGCACAGCGGGGGAACCGGGCCGGCGCCGGTCGCCGCCACCCGGGCCTGCGAGCTGCGTGAGCTGCTCGACCGGCTGGGCGACAAGTGGTCGCTGCTCGTGGTGGAGCTGCTCGGCGACGGCACCAAGCGGTTCACCGAGCTGCTGCGCCACATCGAGGGGATCAGCCAGCGGATGCTGACGCTCACGCTGCGGCGACTGGAGCGCGACGGCCTCGTGCTGCGCACGGTGCACGCCGTCGTCCCGCCGCAGGTCGACTACGAGCTCACCCCGCTCGGCGCCTCGCTGCTGGACGCGGTCACCCCCCTCGTCGCATGGACGCGCGCCCACCGCGGCGCGATCGGCGAGGCGCGGGCCGCCTACGACGCGCGCCCGCGCACCCCCGACAGCAGCGGCACGCTCACCAGCAGCAGCGCCCCGGCCACCAGCCAGAGGGCCGAGTAG
- a CDS encoding MFS transporter: MAVPTFGFALAATTVGTYLPVIVADSAGSPTAIAALIAIEGLLALVLPVLIGARSDRLVTPIGGRLPFVVGGVPVMALTLVLLGFQHTLGPAVALVVLLFGAYYVAYEPYRTLYPDLVPAADAGRSQSAQAVARGVGTALALVGGGLLLAVADPAPFVVAAAVLLATTATFTATLLRRRRGRLQQDPADAETAGGAFRSVGRILRTTPGLRAFFAANALWEAALAAIRTFVVLWVTAGLGLSLVATAGVIGAAGVCVLVGAAFAGRLADRFGTRRVMRFTALTYGAPMIVPFLSDEPALLVPMIPLISASAGIMMALPYAMLIPMMPRAGHGLLTGVYSMSRGVGIVVGPLLAGAAIEAQRALGAPLGTVAYSALWLVAGALLLVSVPLLSGVRGRAS; encoded by the coding sequence ATGGCCGTGCCGACCTTCGGGTTCGCGCTGGCCGCGACGACCGTCGGCACCTACCTGCCGGTCATCGTCGCCGACAGCGCCGGCTCGCCGACGGCGATCGCCGCGCTCATCGCGATCGAGGGCCTGCTGGCGCTGGTGCTGCCGGTGCTGATCGGGGCGCGCTCTGACCGCCTGGTGACGCCCATCGGCGGCCGCCTGCCGTTCGTGGTGGGCGGCGTGCCCGTGATGGCGCTGACCCTGGTGCTGCTCGGCTTCCAGCACACGCTCGGCCCGGCGGTCGCCCTGGTGGTGCTGCTGTTCGGCGCCTACTACGTCGCCTACGAGCCCTACCGCACCCTCTACCCCGACCTGGTCCCGGCGGCCGACGCGGGCCGCTCGCAGAGCGCGCAGGCGGTCGCGCGGGGGGTGGGCACCGCGCTCGCGCTGGTCGGCGGCGGGCTGCTGCTGGCGGTCGCCGACCCGGCCCCCTTCGTCGTCGCGGCGGCCGTGCTGCTGGCGACCACGGCGACCTTCACGGCCACGCTGCTGCGCCGACGCCGCGGGCGCCTGCAGCAGGACCCGGCCGACGCCGAGACCGCCGGCGGCGCGTTCCGGTCGGTCGGCCGCATCCTGCGCACGACGCCCGGCCTGCGCGCCTTCTTCGCCGCCAACGCCCTGTGGGAGGCCGCGCTCGCCGCGATCCGGACCTTCGTGGTGCTGTGGGTCACCGCCGGGCTCGGCCTGAGCCTGGTGGCGACCGCCGGCGTGATCGGCGCGGCAGGCGTGTGCGTACTCGTGGGCGCGGCGTTCGCGGGGCGGCTCGCGGACCGCTTCGGCACCCGGCGGGTGATGCGGTTCACGGCGCTGACGTACGGCGCGCCGATGATCGTCCCGTTCCTCTCGGACGAGCCCGCCCTGCTGGTGCCGATGATCCCGCTCATCTCCGCGAGCGCGGGGATCATGATGGCGCTGCCCTACGCGATGCTCATCCCCATGATGCCGCGCGCGGGGCACGGCCTGCTGACCGGCGTCTACAGCATGAGCCGCGGGGTCGGCATCGTGGTCGGCCCGCTGCTGGCGGGCGCCGCGATCGAAGCCCAGCGCGCCCTGGGCGCGCCGCTCGGGACCGTCGCCTACTCGGCCCTCTGGCTGGTGGCCGGGGCGCTGCTGCTGGTGAGCGTGCCGCTGCTGTCGGGGGTGCGCGGGCGCGCGTCGTAG
- a CDS encoding ABC transporter permease, with amino-acid sequence MSPRATLATAHRVLLQLRRDPRTLALLLAVPCLLMVILRYAFDGQPAAFARVGPPLVGLLPFTTMFVVTSIAMLRERTSGTLERLMSMPVGKLDLLLGYAIAFGAVAAVQVAAVAALTLGPLGLDVDRSPALLVALALADALLGMALGLFVSAFATTEFQAVQFMPAVVLPQFLLCGLFVARDRMAGWLEVASDLLPLTYAYDALARATAPGALGGRFAVDVVVVVGVMLGALALGALTMRRRSP; translated from the coding sequence ATGAGCCCGCGCGCGACGCTCGCCACCGCCCACCGGGTGCTGCTGCAGCTGCGCCGCGACCCGCGCACCCTGGCGCTGCTCCTGGCCGTGCCCTGCCTGCTGATGGTGATCCTGCGCTACGCCTTCGACGGGCAGCCCGCCGCCTTCGCGCGGGTCGGCCCGCCGCTCGTCGGCCTGCTGCCGTTCACCACCATGTTCGTCGTCACCTCGATCGCGATGCTCCGGGAGCGCACCTCCGGGACGCTCGAGCGCCTCATGAGCATGCCGGTCGGCAAGCTCGACCTGCTCCTCGGGTACGCCATCGCCTTCGGCGCCGTCGCGGCCGTGCAGGTGGCCGCGGTGGCGGCCCTCACCCTCGGCCCGCTCGGGCTCGACGTCGACCGCTCCCCCGCGCTGCTCGTGGCGCTCGCCCTCGCGGACGCGCTGCTCGGCATGGCCCTCGGCCTGTTCGTCAGCGCCTTCGCCACCACGGAGTTCCAGGCCGTCCAGTTCATGCCGGCCGTGGTGCTGCCGCAGTTCCTCTTGTGCGGGCTGTTCGTCGCGCGCGACCGGATGGCCGGCTGGCTCGAGGTGGCCTCCGACCTGCTGCCGCTGACCTACGCCTACGACGCCCTCGCCCGCGCGACCGCGCCCGGGGCGCTCGGCGGGCGCTTCGCCGTCGACGTCGTCGTGGTGGTCGGCGTGATGCTCGGCGCCCTCGCCCTGGGCGCCCTCACGATGCGCCGGCGGAGCCCCTGA